A stretch of Henckelia pumila isolate YLH828 chromosome 4, ASM3356847v2, whole genome shotgun sequence DNA encodes these proteins:
- the LOC140866184 gene encoding phosphoglycerate mutase-like protein 4: MPRSRSMIGLSSNRISPRHTSPSPPPPPPIFANQLNRIVFQLRKNFSAARSKLDLCNFMADSGSRDSVLSRTESVENGGPVAGVGANYAEIIVIRHGETEWNADGRIQGHLDVDLNHAGRQQAIVVAERLSREPKISAVYSSDLKRAFDTAEIIAQRCGVLEVTKDPNLRERHLGDLQGVIYSEIAKAHPEAHKVFVSNRKDQEIPGGGESLNQLYARCTSALQKIAQKHQGERVVVVSHGGTIRALYRRASPHGRSVGRVMNTSLNVFHISAEDEWSIKSWGDVSHLNQTGFLKSGFGGDRHSG; encoded by the exons ATGCCTCGTTCGCGTAGCATGATCGGCCTCAGCTCGAATCGCATATCTCCGCGCCATACTTCTCcttctcctcctcctcctccgccCATTTTTGCCAATCAGCTGAATCGAATTGTATTCCAACTTCGGAAGAATTTTTCAGCAGCTCGATCGAAGCTCGATCTCTGTAACTTCATGGCCGATTCCGGTTCCAG GGATTCGGTTTTGTCTCGTACTGAAAGTGTGGAGAACGGTGGACCAGTAGCTGGTGTTGGTGCGAATTATGCGGAGATTATTGTTATTCGACATGGTGAAACAGAATGGAATGCTGATGGTAGAATTCAG GGGCACCTAGATGTGGACTTAAATCATGCTGGGAGGCAGCAAGCGATTGTG GTGGCTGAACGGCTCTCAAGGGAGCCTAAAATATCTGCAGTGTATTCGTCTGACTTGAAGCGGGCATTTGACACTGCGGAGATAATAGCACAACGCTGTGGGGTGCTTGAG GTAACTAAAGATCCAAACTTGCGAGAAAGACATCTCGGAGATCTTCAAGGTGTTATTTATTCTGAGATAGCCAAAGCTCATCCTGAGGCTCACAAAGTTTTTGTATCTAACCGAAAGGATCAAGAAATCCCA GGTGGTGGAGAGAGTTTGAATCAACTCTATGCACGTTGTACATCAGCACTACAAAAAATCGCGCAAAAACACCAAG GGGAGCGAGTAGTTGTAGTCTCTCATGGTGGTACAATCCGAGCTCTTTATAGAAGAGCTTCTCCACATGGGAGGTCCGTTGGTAGGGTCATGAATACATCTCTCAATGTATTTCACATATCTGCTGAGGATGAATGGAGCATTAAATCCTGGGGTGATGTGAGCCACCTCAACCAGACTGGATTCCTCAAGTCAGGCTTTGGTGGGGACAGACATTCTGGTTAg